One genomic window of Tachypleus tridentatus isolate NWPU-2018 chromosome 12, ASM421037v1, whole genome shotgun sequence includes the following:
- the Aplip1 gene encoding JNK-interacting protein Aplip1 isoform X1, which produces MADPEFEEFRVSSDKMPQYIKATPHCYRIAHDLELMCDGTQLECYSGMSQVSLEQTDNSHLTQFEDGELSDAKPPWLPSPPGDMQPKQERKRRKLPEIPKDKRSLGGRKKLSAMPASLAEELQAANKHEAEAVDGHEIAIGQDNSLQKRRLIHRVSNSMFLEIDRTDGLVKPLLSCHTKEKVLTENDFSPEFDGHGRFSNEIDSGTSTAHTPSVSPVVNGSVSHSSSSTLSSTPSGGHLQLQDATHRGLQKFIPRHEDEIEVEIGDPVYIQREADDLWCEGVNLRTGTCGIFPSAYVIDIDYSDFDPDGVKTRKERYLVDFLGSCEVSYHKGNQVLCSAVKKVARARASELGIQTPHSCILEISDQGLRMVDRNRPSVNHVPTHDYFFNLKNVTFCGYHPVDHRYFGFITKHPLYQRFACHVFMGEESTRDVAEAVGRAFHRFYHKFIEMAYPIEDIYLE; this is translated from the exons ATGGCGGATCCGGAGTTTGAAGAATTTCGAGTGTCTTCGGATAAAATGCCACAGTATATTAAAGCCACACCTCATTGTTACAG GATTGCACACGATCTTGAACTGATGTGTGACGGTACACAGCTGGAGTGTTACAGTGGAATGAGCCAAGTGTCTCTGGAACAAACTGACAATAGTCATTTAACCCAATTTGAG GATGGTGAACTCAGTGATGCAAAACCACCTTGGCTTCCATCTCCCCCTGGCGACATGCAGCCAAAACAAGAACGAAAACGACGAAAACTACCTGAAATACCCAAAGATAAAAGAA GTCTAGGAGGAAGAAAAAAATTATCAGCTATGCCAGCATCTTTGGCTGAAGAATTGCAAGCTGCAAATAAACATGAGGCTGAGGCTGTTGATGGCCATGAAATAGCTATTGGTCAAGATAACTCTCTTCAAAAAAGACGTCTGATTCATCGGGTTTCTAATAGCATGTTTTTAGAGATTGACAGAACTGATGGTTTGGTCAAACCTTTGTTGAG TTGTCACACGAAAGAGAAGGTTTTAACAGAGAATGATTTCAGTCCTGAATTTGATGGACATGGACGTTTTTCTAATGAAATAGACAGTGGAACTTCTACTGCACACACTCCATCTGTTTCACCAGTTGTAAATG GATCCGTATCTCATTCATCTTCAAGTACACTAAGTTCTACTCCATCTGGAGGTCATTTGCAGCTGCAAGATGCCACTCATCGTGGTTTACAAAAATTTATACCTCGTCATGAAGATGAAATTGAAGTTGAAATAGGTGATCCAGTGTACATACAAAGAGAAGCAGATGATTTATGGTGTGAAG GAGTTAACTTAAGGACTGGAACCTGTGGGATTTTTCCCAGTGCCTACGTAATTGACATAGACTATTCTGATTTTGACCCAG ATggtgttaaaacaagaaaagagcGTTACCTGGTGGACTTCCTGGGCTCCTGTGAAGTCTCGTATCATAAAGGAAATCAAGTTCTTTGTAGTGCAGTGAAAAAG gttGCTAGAGCTCGTGCCTCAGAACTTGGAATCCAGACTCCACACTCTTGTATTCTCGAAATCAGTGACCAAGGACTTCGGATGGTGGATCGTAATAGACCATCT gtAAACCACGTGCCAACACATGACTACTTCTTTAACTTAAAGAATGTAACTTTTTGTGGCTATCATCCTGTAGATCATAG ATATTTTGGATTTATTACAAAACATCCTCTATATCAGCGGTTTGCTTGTCATGTATTTATGGGAGAAGAATCTACAAGAGATGTTGCCGAAGCTGTTGG ACGAGCTTTCCATCGATTTTATCACAAGTTTATTGAAATGGCCTATCCTATAGAAGATATTTATTTAGAATGA
- the Aplip1 gene encoding JNK-interacting protein Aplip1 isoform X2: MADPEFEEFRVSSDKMPQYIKATPHCYRIAHDLELMCDGTQLECYSGMSQVSLEQTDNSHLTQFEDGELSDAKPPWLPSPPGDMQPKQERKRRKLPEIPKDKRRGRKKLSAMPASLAEELQAANKHEAEAVDGHEIAIGQDNSLQKRRLIHRVSNSMFLEIDRTDGLVKPLLSCHTKEKVLTENDFSPEFDGHGRFSNEIDSGTSTAHTPSVSPVVNGSVSHSSSSTLSSTPSGGHLQLQDATHRGLQKFIPRHEDEIEVEIGDPVYIQREADDLWCEGVNLRTGTCGIFPSAYVIDIDYSDFDPDGVKTRKERYLVDFLGSCEVSYHKGNQVLCSAVKKVARARASELGIQTPHSCILEISDQGLRMVDRNRPSVNHVPTHDYFFNLKNVTFCGYHPVDHRYFGFITKHPLYQRFACHVFMGEESTRDVAEAVGRAFHRFYHKFIEMAYPIEDIYLE; the protein is encoded by the exons ATGGCGGATCCGGAGTTTGAAGAATTTCGAGTGTCTTCGGATAAAATGCCACAGTATATTAAAGCCACACCTCATTGTTACAG GATTGCACACGATCTTGAACTGATGTGTGACGGTACACAGCTGGAGTGTTACAGTGGAATGAGCCAAGTGTCTCTGGAACAAACTGACAATAGTCATTTAACCCAATTTGAG GATGGTGAACTCAGTGATGCAAAACCACCTTGGCTTCCATCTCCCCCTGGCGACATGCAGCCAAAACAAGAACGAAAACGACGAAAACTACCTGAAATACCCAAAGATAAAAGAA GAGGAAGAAAAAAATTATCAGCTATGCCAGCATCTTTGGCTGAAGAATTGCAAGCTGCAAATAAACATGAGGCTGAGGCTGTTGATGGCCATGAAATAGCTATTGGTCAAGATAACTCTCTTCAAAAAAGACGTCTGATTCATCGGGTTTCTAATAGCATGTTTTTAGAGATTGACAGAACTGATGGTTTGGTCAAACCTTTGTTGAG TTGTCACACGAAAGAGAAGGTTTTAACAGAGAATGATTTCAGTCCTGAATTTGATGGACATGGACGTTTTTCTAATGAAATAGACAGTGGAACTTCTACTGCACACACTCCATCTGTTTCACCAGTTGTAAATG GATCCGTATCTCATTCATCTTCAAGTACACTAAGTTCTACTCCATCTGGAGGTCATTTGCAGCTGCAAGATGCCACTCATCGTGGTTTACAAAAATTTATACCTCGTCATGAAGATGAAATTGAAGTTGAAATAGGTGATCCAGTGTACATACAAAGAGAAGCAGATGATTTATGGTGTGAAG GAGTTAACTTAAGGACTGGAACCTGTGGGATTTTTCCCAGTGCCTACGTAATTGACATAGACTATTCTGATTTTGACCCAG ATggtgttaaaacaagaaaagagcGTTACCTGGTGGACTTCCTGGGCTCCTGTGAAGTCTCGTATCATAAAGGAAATCAAGTTCTTTGTAGTGCAGTGAAAAAG gttGCTAGAGCTCGTGCCTCAGAACTTGGAATCCAGACTCCACACTCTTGTATTCTCGAAATCAGTGACCAAGGACTTCGGATGGTGGATCGTAATAGACCATCT gtAAACCACGTGCCAACACATGACTACTTCTTTAACTTAAAGAATGTAACTTTTTGTGGCTATCATCCTGTAGATCATAG ATATTTTGGATTTATTACAAAACATCCTCTATATCAGCGGTTTGCTTGTCATGTATTTATGGGAGAAGAATCTACAAGAGATGTTGCCGAAGCTGTTGG ACGAGCTTTCCATCGATTTTATCACAAGTTTATTGAAATGGCCTATCCTATAGAAGATATTTATTTAGAATGA
- the Aplip1 gene encoding JNK-interacting protein Aplip1 isoform X3 — protein sequence MCDGTQLECYSGMSQVSLEQTDNSHLTQFEDGELSDAKPPWLPSPPGDMQPKQERKRRKLPEIPKDKRSLGGRKKLSAMPASLAEELQAANKHEAEAVDGHEIAIGQDNSLQKRRLIHRVSNSMFLEIDRTDGLVKPLLSCHTKEKVLTENDFSPEFDGHGRFSNEIDSGTSTAHTPSVSPVVNGSVSHSSSSTLSSTPSGGHLQLQDATHRGLQKFIPRHEDEIEVEIGDPVYIQREADDLWCEGVNLRTGTCGIFPSAYVIDIDYSDFDPDGVKTRKERYLVDFLGSCEVSYHKGNQVLCSAVKKVARARASELGIQTPHSCILEISDQGLRMVDRNRPSVNHVPTHDYFFNLKNVTFCGYHPVDHRYFGFITKHPLYQRFACHVFMGEESTRDVAEAVGRAFHRFYHKFIEMAYPIEDIYLE from the exons ATGTGTGACGGTACACAGCTGGAGTGTTACAGTGGAATGAGCCAAGTGTCTCTGGAACAAACTGACAATAGTCATTTAACCCAATTTGAG GATGGTGAACTCAGTGATGCAAAACCACCTTGGCTTCCATCTCCCCCTGGCGACATGCAGCCAAAACAAGAACGAAAACGACGAAAACTACCTGAAATACCCAAAGATAAAAGAA GTCTAGGAGGAAGAAAAAAATTATCAGCTATGCCAGCATCTTTGGCTGAAGAATTGCAAGCTGCAAATAAACATGAGGCTGAGGCTGTTGATGGCCATGAAATAGCTATTGGTCAAGATAACTCTCTTCAAAAAAGACGTCTGATTCATCGGGTTTCTAATAGCATGTTTTTAGAGATTGACAGAACTGATGGTTTGGTCAAACCTTTGTTGAG TTGTCACACGAAAGAGAAGGTTTTAACAGAGAATGATTTCAGTCCTGAATTTGATGGACATGGACGTTTTTCTAATGAAATAGACAGTGGAACTTCTACTGCACACACTCCATCTGTTTCACCAGTTGTAAATG GATCCGTATCTCATTCATCTTCAAGTACACTAAGTTCTACTCCATCTGGAGGTCATTTGCAGCTGCAAGATGCCACTCATCGTGGTTTACAAAAATTTATACCTCGTCATGAAGATGAAATTGAAGTTGAAATAGGTGATCCAGTGTACATACAAAGAGAAGCAGATGATTTATGGTGTGAAG GAGTTAACTTAAGGACTGGAACCTGTGGGATTTTTCCCAGTGCCTACGTAATTGACATAGACTATTCTGATTTTGACCCAG ATggtgttaaaacaagaaaagagcGTTACCTGGTGGACTTCCTGGGCTCCTGTGAAGTCTCGTATCATAAAGGAAATCAAGTTCTTTGTAGTGCAGTGAAAAAG gttGCTAGAGCTCGTGCCTCAGAACTTGGAATCCAGACTCCACACTCTTGTATTCTCGAAATCAGTGACCAAGGACTTCGGATGGTGGATCGTAATAGACCATCT gtAAACCACGTGCCAACACATGACTACTTCTTTAACTTAAAGAATGTAACTTTTTGTGGCTATCATCCTGTAGATCATAG ATATTTTGGATTTATTACAAAACATCCTCTATATCAGCGGTTTGCTTGTCATGTATTTATGGGAGAAGAATCTACAAGAGATGTTGCCGAAGCTGTTGG ACGAGCTTTCCATCGATTTTATCACAAGTTTATTGAAATGGCCTATCCTATAGAAGATATTTATTTAGAATGA